One part of the Malus sylvestris chromosome 2, drMalSylv7.2, whole genome shotgun sequence genome encodes these proteins:
- the LOC126611374 gene encoding uncharacterized protein LOC126611374 has protein sequence MDAAAHRHCLRELLSYTSALANQNAPKPENAPPRTVLAMRGGAISIRITTRFNPQRPRPRLPFCARTTIHNNSMADRDGDAAAAAIKTRVPQPIEAAKPKEEEGQSAETSPPPPPPEKPEPGDCCGSGCVRCVWDVYYDELDEYNKLYKSGSRCRGGKMRRSELMGVAVIAAAVAAALLLFGNAVAVEASASSSAAFVQNAIYSNKIAIFSKSYCPYCLRAKRMFAELHEHPFVVELDLRDDGAQIQSVLLDVVGRTTVPQIFVNGKHIGGSDDLKAAVLSGQLQKLLSIS, from the exons ATGGACGCAGCCGCACATCGTCATTGTCTGCGGGAGCTCCTATCGTATACCTCAGCACTAGCCAATCAGAACGCGCCAAAACCAGAGAATGCCCCGCCCCGCACGGTGTTGGCCATGAGAgggggagctataagcatccgAATCACCACCAGATTCAACCCCCAACGACCCCGACCACGGCTACCCTTCTGTGCGCGCACCACCATCCACAATAACTCCATGGCCGACCGCGACGGCGATGCGGCAGCAGCAGCAATTAAGACTCGAGTCCCTCAACCGATTGAAGCAGCGAAgccgaaagaggaagaaggacaGTCAGCGGAGACATCACCTCCGCCTCCGCCGCCAGAGAAGCCGGAGCCGGGCGATTGCTGCGGCAGCGGATGCGTCCGGTGCGTGTGGGATGTGTATTACGACGAGCTCGACGAATACAACAAGCTGTACAAAT CGGGATCGCGGTGTCGTGGAGGGAAGATGCGTAGGTCAGAGTTAATGGGCGTTGCTGTGATCGCGGCGGCGGTGGCGGCGGCTCTGCTACTGTTTGGAAACGCCGTCGCTGTGGAGGCTTCGGCTTCGTCTTCGGCGGCGTTCGTGCAGAACGCCATCTACTCCAACAAGATTGCCATCTTCTCCAAATCCTATTGCCC GTATTGCTTGCGTGCCAAGCGCATGTTTGCCGAATTACATGAGCATCCGTTTGTTGTCGAACTTGATCTTCGAG ATGATGGAGCTCAAATTCAGAGTGTTCTTCTAGATGTGGTAGGCCGAACCACTGTCCCGCAGATTTTTGTGAATGGAAAGCACATTGGCGGCTCTGATG ACCTCAAAGCGGCAGTTCTGAGTGGCCAGCTTCAGAAGCTTCTTAGTATAAGTTGA
- the LOC126611365 gene encoding probable methyltransferase PMT27 encodes MAPGLRSRSNKRSSSSNSYASTVTIMVFIAVCVLAVWMLNYSNSGVPQTSTSARTATISSSDDAASDLVITKNTNNYDNNKNNNNNEKPKAFEDNPGDLPDDAIKSDDLLSNSTKGSGSSTTSSDQEQRSSGNGGGGDNKQDTSEELQDKKEKEISQTQLAEDQSGSVAEHNQQQADHDEQGTQKDSVDQSDQKNQKGAVDQSEKNGDQIITSDDQIITSDGQKNSSDSNSQEQQDTNNKDNNHNYESGEGNSQDSQSDKKSDNADQKQNAVSSDHQQQHEHEFLSSGKQGNSSQESQNYQQQQQNSESNAIKSGELQFSDETSHAAANLQVQSKESTYQDFSKTPTDQNIQNPEKTRQDSDSDQKNKKDGGANAANQSKVPTTESNSGDSLMSGDNTVRKESKESKKSWSTQAAQSENEKERRKDESAGQDGIYGYTWQLCNVTAGPDYIPCLDNEKALKKLRSTKHFQHRERHCPQEGPTCLVPLPEGYQKSIAWPKSRDKIWYHNVPHTLLAEVKGHQNWVKVSGEFLTFPGGGTQFIHGALVYIDFVQNAVPKIAWGKHTRVILDVGCGVASFGGYLFERDVLTMSFAPKDEHEAQVQFALERGIPAISAVMGSQRLPFPSRVFDVVHCARCRVPWHIEGGMLLLELNRVLRPGGYFVWSATPVYRKEQEDIEIWKEMSALTASMCWEVVAIKKDKVNSVGAAIYRKPTSNQCYDQRKQKQPPMCKNDDDPNAAWYVPLQACMHRAPTDKLERGTKWPEKWPSRLQTPPYWLNSSQMGIYGKPAPQDFSTDYEHWKRVISNTYMKSLGINWSNVRNCMDMRAVYGGFAAALKDLKVWVMNVVNIDSPDTLPIIYERGLFGIYHDWCESFSTYPRSYDLLHADHLFSKLKKRCKLAPVLAEVDRIVRPGGKFIVRDESSTIGEVENLLKSLHWEVSLTVSKNQEGMLSAQKGNWRPTTYADRDSS; translated from the exons ATGGCGCCAGGTTTAAGGTCGCGCAGCAACAAGCGGTCATCTTCGTCGAATTCTTACGCTTCGACTGTGACGATTATGGTGTTCATAGCAGTGTGCGTTTTGGCTGTGTGGATGCTCAACTACTCTAACTCAGGAGTCCCCCAAACCTCCACAAGTGCTCGAACTGCCACGATCTCCTCCTCAGACGATGCTGCCTCGGACCTAGTGAtcaccaaaaacacaaacaattacgacaacaacaagaacaataataataatgaaaaacCGAAGGCGTTTGAAGATAACCCGGGCGATCTCCCCGACGATGCCATCAAATCCGATGATCTGCTGAGCAATTCAACAAAGGGTAGCGGTAGTAGTACTACTTCATCCGACCAAGAACAACGTAGTAGTGGCAACGGCGGAGGCGGTGATAATAAACAAGATACTAGCGAAGAGCTGCAAGataagaaggagaaagaaatcAGCCAGACCCAATTGGCTGAGGATCAGAGCGGCTCAGTGGCGGAACACAACCAACAACAAGCTGACCACGATGAACAGGGCACTCAGAAGGATTCTGTCGATCAATCTGACCAAAAAAACCAGAAGGGTGCCGTCGATCAATCCGAAAAGAACGGCGATCAAATAATCACAAGCGACGATCAAATAATCACAAGCGATGGTCAAAAGAACAGTTCAGATAGCAATTCACAAGAGCAGCAAGACACAAATAACAAGGACAACAATCATAACTACGAAAGCGGGGAAGGCAATTCTCAAGATTCTCAGAGCGATAAGAAATCGGATAATGCAGATCAAAAGCAAAATGCAGTATCGTCGGATCACCAACAACAGCACGAACACGAATTTCTAAGCAGTGGGAAGCAGGGGAATTCGTCGCAAGAATCCCAAAActatcagcagcagcagcagaattCGGAATCCAACGCGATCAAAAGCGGAGAGTTGCAGTTCTCGGACGAGACGAGCCATGCAGCTGCGAACTTGCAAGTACAAAGCAAGGAATCTACCTATCAGGACTTTTCAAAAACACCAACCGATCAGAACATACAGAATCCAGAAAAAACCCGGCAGGACTCCGACTCCGATCAGAAGAACAAGAAGGACGGCGGCGCCAATGCAGCCAATCAAAGCAAGGTTCCAACAACCGAGTCCAACTCGGGCGATTCGTTAATGAGCGGGGACAACACGGTCCGGAAGGAGTCGAAGGAGTCGAAGAAGTCGTGGTCGACGCAGGCGGCGCAGTCGGAGAACGAGAAGGAGAGGCGCAAGGACGAATCAGCCGGTCAGGACGGCATCTACGGCTACACGTGGCAGCTCTGCAACGTCACGGCGGGTCCGGATTATATACCGTGTTTGGACAACGAGAAGGCTCTGAAAAAACTGCGTTCGACCAAACACTTCCAGCACCGCGAGCGGCACTGCCCCCAGGAGGGGCCCACTTGCCTGGTCCCACTTCCGGAAGGATACCAAAAGTCCATCGCGTGGCCGAAAAGCCGAGACAAG ATATGGTATCATAATGTGCCGCACACGTTGCTGGCGGAGGTGAAGGGCCACCAGAACTGGGTGAAGGTTTCCGGTGAGTTTTTGACGTTTCCCGGTGGCGGGACCCAGTTCATACATGGCGCCCTCGTGTACATTGATTTCGTTCAAAAC GCAGTCCCGAAGATCGCATGGGGAAAGCACACTAGAGTTATATTGGACGTTGGTTGTGGGGTTGCAAGCTTTGGCGGATATCTCTTCGAGAGAGACGTTCTAACGATGTCGTTTGCACCCAAAGATGAACACGAAGCACAAGTCCAGTTTGCCCTTGAGAGAGGCATACCTGCAATCTCTGCAGTCATGGGTTCTCAGAGGCTGCCCTTCCCCAGCAGGGTCTTCGATGTCGTGCATTGTGCGCGATGCAGAGTCCCTTGGCACATAGAAG GTGGTATGCTTCTTTTGGAATTGAATCGGGTTCTGCGGCCTGGGGGTTACTTTGTGTGGTCAGCCACTCCTGTTTACAGGAAGGAACAAGAGGATATCGAAATATGGAAGG AAATGTCGGCACTAACGGCCTCCATGTGTTGGGAGGTTGTAGCCATCAAGAAGGACAAGGTAAATTCAGTTGGGGCCGCCATCTACCGGAAACCAACCTCAAACCAGTGCTATGAccaaagaaagcaaaagcagccTCCTATGTGCAAAAACGACGACGACCCTAATGCTGCCTG GTACGTACCTCTGCAGGCATGCATGCACCGGGCACCCACAGACAAATTGGAGAGAGGGACTAAATGGCCTGAGAAGTGGCCTAGTCGCCTGCAGACTCCGCCTTACTGGTTAAACAGCTCCCAGATGGGCATCTATGGGAAGCCAGCACCCCAAGATTTTTCAACAGATTATGAGCACTGGAAACGTGTTATCAGTAACACTTACATGAAGAGTTTGGGTATCAACTGGTCGAACGTCAGAAATTGTATGGACATGAGAGCTGTTTATGGAGG GTTTGCTGCAGCTCTGAAGGACCTTAAAGTGTGGGTCATGAATGTGGTGAATATAGATTCACCGGATACACTCCCCATAATCTACGAACGGGGTCTTTTCGGAATTTACCATGACTGGTGTGAATCCTTTAGCACTTACCCCAGAAGCTATGACCTACTTCATGCAGATCATCTCTTTTCAAAGCTTAAAAAGAG ATGCAAACTCGCTCCGGTACTGGCAGAGGTTGATCGGATTGTCAGACCAGGAGGTAAGTTTATAGTCCGGGATGAGTCGAGCACAATTGGGGAGGTTGAGAACTTGTTGAAGTCCCTGCATTGGGAGGTTAGTCTAACCGTCTCCAAAAACCAAGAAGGAATGCTCAGTGCACAGAAAGGCAACTGGCGGCCAACCACTTATGCAGATAGAGATTCTTCTTAA